The Staphylococcus sp. 17KM0847 DNA segment AAGTTTTGTCTCTTAAATAACGTTTTATCTCACCGATAACTGTCGGTACTAAAAAAGCTTCAAATTTCCGATCAAATGATAAATCAAAACGATTAATTGCGCCAATTAACCCCACCATTCCTACTTGAACTAAATCTTCGTGATGGGACTGCCCTTTTGAATATTTATAAGCAAGAGATTCTATTAGTTTTTCATAATGCTTAACAAGTTGTTCTTGTGCTTCTTTGTCTCGATTTTTTTGGTGTGCTAAAATCCATTCATTAATCTGTTCTGCTGAAACATTATTCACTGGTTTCGATGCTTTCGTCATGGTTTCGCACCTGCTCTTTTTTTATATACTTAATCATACTAATCGTCACACCAGCATCTTTGCTTACAGTTACTTCATCCATTAATGCTTCAATCAAAAATAAACCGAGTCCGCCTTCACGTAAAAAATCAATATTTTCATTTTGTTGATAAGGACCTAATTGTTGTTTGGCTTCTTGATAATTAAAGCTAGCCCCTTGATCAGAAACAACAACTTTAACATATGTTTCTGCCAATTCAAATACAACTGTAATGTACCCTTTTTCTTCTTGGTTTTTATATGCGTGTTTTACAGCATTAGTGACCGCTTCACTCACCGCAATTTTAGCATCTTCAATATCATTATATGAGGCATTAGCACGATTAAAGACGCCAGATAATGTCAATCGAATTAAACTTACATATTCTGGCGAAGCAGGCAAACGCATTTCAATAACATCTTGTTCATACGGCATGTTATTCGACCTCCGTTCCTTGATTCACATGCATTAAATCATCAAGACCTGTAATATCAAATAAACGCTTAATACGATCATTTACTCCTAAAATATACAACGCTTTATCGTGCTGATTTAAAGCTTTTAATGTACCTACAAATAAACCTAAACCTGTTGAATCCATATATGTTAAATTTGTAAGATTCACATGAATATCATGCGTTCCTTCTTGACGAATTGGTAATAGTACCGCTTCTAACTCTGGTACTGTGGCAACATCTAGCTCTCCTGCAACAGTAATTTCGTAATATTGATCGTACTCCTGTGTTTCTATATTAAGGTTCATTGTTTATACACTCCTAGAATTAATCTCTACGCTCCATTTTACCCTATTTTACATCTTATAATCTTTTATGGTGTATTTAATCTACCCGTTTGATAATTAATATCGTCAAATCATCACGCTTACTTTTTTGTTGTAGATGGAGCAATGTTTCATACAACATTTGTACAATATCTTGTGGATGTAAGTCTTTATATTTAAGAATGAAGTTAAGCAAGTAATCTTTGTTAATAAAATTCCCTGCTTCATCTCGTATTTCTGTCACCCCATCTGTAAAAATAATAATCATGTCATTACGTTCTATTTTTATTTCTTGCTGTTGATAGCGCGTAGTAGGACTTACACCTAAGACACGTCCTCTAACTGTAATCTCTTCAAAAGTATCTGACGCTGCTCTAAAAATGTAACCCGGCTCATGACCAGCGGAACTACAATACAGTACATGATTCAAATCTTCATACAAACCATAAAACATCGTCACAAACATATTTTGATTAACATTCTTTTCAACTACTCGATTGAGGCGTTTCAATCCATCATTAGGCAATTGTGAATGTCCATAAGAATCCATACCAAATTTAATCATACTCATTGCTAATGCTGCTGGTATACCTTTGCCGATAACATCTGCAACTGCAAAGCTCATCGTTCCATCTTTATGATCGATTAAGTTGAAATAATCACCACTCACACGTTGTGCAGCTACGGATATCACACCGATTTGAATACTATCAAATTGGGGAATATCTGCTTTAAGCATGGTTTGTTGTAAACGTGCTGCTAAATCCATCTCTTTATCGTGC contains these protein-coding regions:
- the rsbW gene encoding anti-sigma B factor RsbW, which encodes MPYEQDVIEMRLPASPEYVSLIRLTLSGVFNRANASYNDIEDAKIAVSEAVTNAVKHAYKNQEEKGYITVVFELAETYVKVVVSDQGASFNYQEAKQQLGPYQQNENIDFLREGGLGLFLIEALMDEVTVSKDAGVTISMIKYIKKEQVRNHDESIETSE
- a CDS encoding anti-sigma factor antagonist, with protein sequence MNLNIETQEYDQYYEITVAGELDVATVPELEAVLLPIRQEGTHDIHVNLTNLTYMDSTGLGLFVGTLKALNQHDKALYILGVNDRIKRLFDITGLDDLMHVNQGTEVE
- a CDS encoding SpoIIE family protein phosphatase yields the protein MLILAQSKRNYYFELIERFLQHEDKERVLEQARTFASNLPEESITPEAIVHRHKTYLEQGQYTQHEIAQSLDVLEAVIQSFGYNYSDYKRLVDRMEVHDKEMDLAARLQQTMLKADIPQFDSIQIGVISVAAQRVSGDYFNLIDHKDGTMSFAVADVIGKGIPAALAMSMIKFGMDSYGHSQLPNDGLKRLNRVVEKNVNQNMFVTMFYGLYEDLNHVLYCSSAGHEPGYIFRAASDTFEEITVRGRVLGVSPTTRYQQQEIKIERNDMIIIFTDGVTEIRDEAGNFINKDYLLNFILKYKDLHPQDIVQMLYETLLHLQQKSKRDDLTILIIKRVD